Proteins from a genomic interval of Candidatus Nanopelagicales bacterium:
- a CDS encoding nucleoside triphosphate pyrophosphohydrolase has translation MTAQGATYDTVILDEDDMWEALNLKLVEESRELHEADGADRIEEMADVYEVLLALIEVEGASLDEVVQTATAKRQSRGGFEQRIWMSNYRTP, from the coding sequence GTGACCGCTCAAGGGGCCACGTACGACACCGTCATCCTTGACGAGGACGACATGTGGGAAGCCCTGAACCTGAAACTGGTCGAGGAATCACGCGAACTCCACGAAGCCGACGGCGCTGACCGCATCGAAGAGATGGCCGATGTCTACGAAGTACTGCTTGCACTGATAGAGGTCGAAGGAGCCAGCCTTGATGAGGTGGTTCAGACGGCGACGGCCAAGAGGCAGTCACGAGGGGGCTTCGAGCAACGGATCTGGATGAGCAACTACCGCACCCCGTAG
- a CDS encoding recombinase family protein has protein sequence MGTPGEYRVIGYLRVSTAEQADSGAGLAAQRAQIQSAVDYRDWTLTRVLEDAGVSGKSLSGRPALQEALHLLANREADALVVAKLDRLSRSLLDFAGLMEQARHEGWNLVALDLGIDLSTPAGEFLSNVMASAAQWERRIIGQRTKDALAARRAAGVTLGRPRVLPQEVVARIASERQAGATLQGIADGLMADDVPTARGGDRWYPSSVRSILSSASS, from the coding sequence ATGGGGACACCTGGGGAGTACCGGGTCATCGGCTATCTGCGGGTCTCGACCGCGGAGCAAGCAGACAGTGGGGCGGGCCTCGCGGCGCAGCGGGCACAGATCCAATCGGCGGTCGATTACCGCGACTGGACTCTCACCAGGGTCTTGGAGGACGCGGGCGTCAGCGGGAAGTCCCTGTCGGGCAGGCCCGCCCTTCAAGAGGCGCTCCATCTCCTCGCCAACCGTGAAGCCGACGCCCTCGTCGTTGCGAAGTTGGATCGCCTCTCCCGGTCCCTGCTCGACTTCGCCGGTCTGATGGAGCAGGCCCGCCATGAGGGGTGGAACCTGGTGGCGCTGGATCTCGGCATTGACCTGTCCACACCTGCGGGGGAGTTCCTATCGAATGTGATGGCCAGTGCTGCGCAGTGGGAACGCCGCATCATCGGGCAGCGAACCAAGGACGCTCTTGCCGCTCGTCGTGCCGCCGGGGTCACGCTCGGCAGGCCCCGAGTGCTGCCACAGGAAGTCGTGGCCCGCATCGCGAGCGAAAGGCAGGCGGGAGCGACGCTGCAGGGCATTGCAGATGGCCTCATGGCGGACGACGTGCCGACGGCTCGTGGCGGTGACCGGTGGTATCCATCGAGCGTCCGCTCGATCCTCTCCAGCGCCAGCAGTTGA
- a CDS encoding IS1380 family transposase: MQLSHALPVMSATFDEPNLVVSSGLVPAVGLAQQVGIAELADDLVTVPGPAGANAGAKVMSLVAGMATGADSISDLQVLRHAAMGRVFTQVKAPSTIGTFLRGFTFGHVRQLDAVASRTLVGLVQATPLLPGIESGCVIDIDDTVKPVFGAGKQGSEFGYTRVRGLNAQLATISTDAAAPVIAATRLRRGARNSAAGGVRMLRDTIATARRCGATGPILVRSDSAYCTTAIVAAISKAGARFSVGIALNAAVRRAIAAIDETAWTRIDYPQAIVDPETGELVSAAEVAEIGHTAFISKPKAQQVTARLIVRRIPELNKAKLAGQDPLFPLYRYHAIFTDNPAPLIAAEAQHRGHAVVEQVIADLKNSALAHLPSGRFSANAAWLVAAAIAFNLTRALGVTAAGRFTKATTATIRARIINTPARVSRSARRIRLHLPSNWLWATSWLRAWNHTMTPATV, translated from the coding sequence ATGCAACTTTCTCATGCCTTGCCGGTGATGTCAGCAACGTTCGATGAGCCGAATCTGGTCGTGTCGTCGGGTCTGGTCCCCGCGGTGGGGTTGGCGCAGCAGGTCGGTATCGCTGAGCTGGCCGATGACCTGGTCACCGTGCCCGGCCCGGCGGGTGCGAATGCGGGTGCGAAGGTCATGTCGCTGGTCGCGGGCATGGCCACCGGCGCGGACAGCATCAGCGACCTGCAGGTGTTGCGCCACGCCGCGATGGGGCGGGTGTTCACGCAGGTCAAGGCGCCGTCGACGATCGGGACGTTCCTGCGCGGGTTCACCTTCGGACATGTGCGCCAACTGGATGCGGTCGCCTCGCGAACCCTGGTCGGCCTGGTCCAGGCCACGCCCCTGCTGCCCGGCATCGAGTCGGGGTGTGTGATCGATATCGACGACACCGTAAAACCGGTGTTCGGCGCCGGCAAGCAGGGCTCAGAGTTCGGTTACACCCGGGTGCGGGGGTTGAACGCGCAGTTGGCCACGATCAGCACCGATGCTGCGGCTCCGGTGATCGCGGCCACCCGGTTACGCCGTGGCGCCAGGAACAGCGCCGCCGGTGGGGTGCGGATGCTCCGCGACACGATCGCCACCGCGCGGCGCTGCGGAGCGACCGGTCCGATCCTGGTGCGTTCCGATTCGGCCTATTGCACTACGGCCATCGTCGCCGCTATCTCCAAGGCGGGGGCCCGGTTCTCTGTCGGGATCGCCCTGAATGCTGCGGTGCGGCGCGCGATCGCGGCCATCGACGAGACCGCGTGGACCCGTATTGACTACCCGCAGGCCATCGTCGATCCCGAGACTGGGGAACTGGTCAGCGCCGCGGAGGTCGCCGAAATCGGCCATACCGCGTTCATCTCCAAACCGAAGGCCCAGCAGGTGACGGCGCGGTTGATCGTGCGCCGCATCCCGGAACTGAACAAGGCCAAACTGGCCGGCCAAGATCCGCTGTTCCCGCTGTATCGGTATCACGCGATCTTCACCGACAACCCTGCGCCGCTGATCGCCGCGGAAGCCCAGCATCGTGGTCACGCGGTGGTGGAACAAGTCATCGCCGACTTGAAGAACTCCGCCCTGGCCCACCTGCCCTCCGGGCGGTTCTCGGCGAACGCCGCGTGGCTGGTCGCAGCCGCGATCGCGTTCAACCTCACTCGCGCGCTCGGCGTGACGGCCGCCGGCCGGTTCACCAAAGCCACCACCGCGACCATCCGAGCGCGCATCATCAACACCCCCGCGCGGGTCTCGCGATCCGCTCGACGGATCCGGCTGCACCTGCCCTCGAACTGGTTGTGGGCCACCAGCTGGCTGCGCGCCTGGAACCACACCATGACCCCCGCCACCGTCTGA
- a CDS encoding dual specificity protein phosphatase family protein, whose product MDYSGYGDIRQIAAHPHDSGVILAGVGHLDPLPEGVDSVVSLCRLGRDQVPAAGIAPEDHVEVWLVDSSAPDDNPNLDFVLSDTADLVEQLRNEGRTVLLHCVHAVSRTPTVAAMYAIHKQAVSAESALSGIRDDLPLSDPNRSFLDALVRHHLS is encoded by the coding sequence ATGGACTACAGCGGATACGGCGACATCCGCCAGATCGCAGCGCACCCCCACGATTCAGGAGTCATCCTGGCCGGAGTCGGTCACCTGGATCCGCTTCCGGAGGGCGTGGATTCCGTGGTGTCGCTGTGTCGTTTGGGGCGTGACCAGGTGCCCGCGGCGGGAATCGCACCTGAGGACCACGTCGAGGTGTGGTTGGTGGATAGCAGCGCCCCTGACGACAACCCGAACCTTGATTTCGTTCTTTCCGATACAGCGGACCTCGTCGAGCAACTCCGAAACGAAGGACGAACGGTGCTGCTTCACTGCGTGCACGCGGTTTCCCGAACGCCCACGGTTGCCGCCATGTACGCGATACACAAGCAGGCCGTGAGTGCTGAATCAGCCCTCAGCGGCATCCGCGATGACTTACCCCTCTCGGATCCCAACCGGTCATTCCTCGATGCGCTCGTTCGTCATCACCTGTCCTAA